In one Diceros bicornis minor isolate mBicDic1 chromosome 2, mDicBic1.mat.cur, whole genome shotgun sequence genomic region, the following are encoded:
- the RBM15B gene encoding putative RNA-binding protein 15B, whose translation MKRQSERDSSPSGRGSSSSAKRPREREREAEAGGRRAAHKASGGAKHPVPTRGRDKPRGSGGGGGGHRDGRGAGDANHRASSGRSSGSGAGGGGRGGKASGDPGASGASPRASPLPPPPPPPGAEPAGPGSSAAAPEYKTLLISSLSPALPAEHLEDRLFHQFKRFGEISLRLSHTPELGRVAYVNFRHPQDAREARQHALARQLLLYDRPLKVEPVYLRGGGGGGGGAGGGSSRRSSSSSAAASTPPPGPPAPADPLGYLPLHGGYQYKQRSLSPVAAPPLREPRARHAAAAFALDAAAAAAVGLSRERALDYYGLYDDRGRPYGYPAVCEEDLMPEDDQRATRNLFIGNLDHSVSEVELRRAFEKYGIIEEVVIKRPARGQGGAYAFLKFQNLDMAHRAKVAMSGRVIGRNPIKIGYGKANPTTRLWVGGLGPNTSLAALAREFDRFGSIRTIDHVKGDSFAYIQYESLDAAQAACAKMRGFPLGGPDRRLRVDFAKAEETRYPQQYQPSPLPVHYELLPDGYTRHRNLDADLRVRDRTPPHLLYSDRDRTFLEGDWTSPSKSSDRRNSLEGYSRSVRSRSGERWGGDGDRGLPKPWEERRKRRSLSSDRGRTTHSPYEERSRTKGGGQQADRGSDRTPERSRKENHSSEGTKESSSNSLSNSRYGAEERSHHHHHEAPDSSHGKKTRESERNHRTTEGEPKPLEESKHETKKLKNLSEYAQTLQLGWNGFLVLKNSCFPTSMHILEGDQGVISGLLKDHTSGSKLTQLKIAQRLRLDQPKLDEVTRRIKQGSPNGYAVLLATQATPSGPSTEGMPTVEPGLQRRLLRNLVSYLKQKQAAGVISLPVGGSKGRDSTGMLYAFPPCDFSQQYLQSALRTLGKLEEEHMVIVIVRDTA comes from the coding sequence ATGAAGAGGCAGAGCGAGCGAGACTCGAGCCCGAGCGGGCGCGGCTCGTCATCTTCGGCCAAGCGGCCGCGGGAGCGCGAACGGGAGGCGgaggcgggcgggcggcgggcaGCGCACAAGGCCTCGGGCGGCGCCAAGCACCCCGTACCGACGCGGGGTCGCGACAAACCCCGCGGTAgcgggggcggcgggggtggGCATCGCGACGGCCGCGGGGCCGGGGACGCGAATCACCGTGCGAGCAGCGGCCGCTCCTCGGGCTCAGGCGCCGGCGGCGGGGGACGCGGGGGCAAGGCCTCGGGGGACCCGGGCGCCTCAGGCGCTTCGCCCCGCGCATCCCCATTGCCGCCACCTCCGCCGCCTCCCGGAGCCGAGCCCGCGGGTCCCGGCTCGTCGGCGGCCGCGCCCGAGTACAAGACGCTGCTCATCAGCAGCCTGAGCCCCGCGTTGCCCGCCGAGCACCTCGAGGACCGGCTCTTCCACCAGTTCAAGCGCTTCGGCGAGATCAGCCTGCGCCTGTCGCACACGCCTGAGCTGGGCCGCGTGGCCTACGTGAACTTCCGGCACCCGCAGGACGCGCGCGAGGCCCGCCAGCACGCCCTGGCCCGCCAGCTGCTGCTCTACGACCGCCCGCTCAAAGTGGAGCCCGTGTAcctgcgcggcggcggcggcggcggtggcggcgccGGTGGCGGGAGCAGCCGgcgaagcagcagcagcagcgccgCCGCCTCCACGCCGCCCCCCGGGCCGCCCGCGCCCGCCGACCCGTTGGGCTACCTGCCGCTGCACGGCGGCTACCAGTACAAGCAGCGCTCGCTATCCCCTGTAGCTGCTCCGCCACTGCGGGAGCCCCGCGCCCGCCACGCCGCTGCAGCCTTTGCCCTGGatgccgccgctgccgccgccgtaGGACTGTCCCGTGAGCGGGCCCTGGACTATTACGGGCTGTACGACGACCGCGGGCGTCCCTACGGCTACCCAGCCGTGTGCGAGGAGGACCTGATGCCTGAGGACGACCAACGGGCTACACGCAACCTCTTTATTGGGAATTTGGACCATAGCGTGTCTGAAGTGGAGCTGCGACGGGCCTTCGAGAAGTACGGCATCATTGAGGAGGTGGTCATCAAGAGACCTGCCCGTGGCCAGGGCGGTGCATACGCCTTCCTCAAGTTCCAGAACCTGGACATGGCCCACAGGGCCAAGGTGGCCATGTCGGGCCGGGTGATTGGCCGCAACCCCATTAAAATAGGCTATGGCAAGGCCAACCCCACCACTCGGCTCTGGGTGGGTGGCCTGGGACCTAACACCTCATTGGCGGCTCTGGCTCGGGAGTTTGACCGCTTTGGGAGCATTCGGACCATTGATCATGTCAAAGGAGATAGCTTTGCCTACATCCAGTATGAGAGCTTGGATGCAGCTCAGGCCGCCTGTGCTAAAATGAGGGGCTTTCCCTTGGGTGGTCCAGACCGCAGACTGCGTGTGGATTTTGCCAAAGCGGAGGAGACTCGGTATCCCCAGCAGTACCAGCCCTCACCCCTTCCTGTGCATTACGAGCTTCTCCCAGATGGATATACCCGGCACCGAAACCTGGATGCAGACCTGCGAGTGCGGGATAGGACCCCCCCACACCTCTTGTACTCAGACCGAGACCGGACCTTTTTGGAAGGGGATTGGACCAGCCCCAGTAAAAGCTCTGACCGCCGAAACAGCCTGGAGGGCTACAGTCGCTCAGTGCGCAGCCGGAGTGGTGAGCGCTGGGGAGGAGATGGGGACCGGGGCCTACCCAAGCCCTGGGAGGAGAGGCGGAAGCGGAGGAGCCTTTCCAGTGACCGCGGGAGGACAACCCACTCCCCTTATGAGGAACGGAGCAGGACCAAGGGTGGTGGGCAGCAAGCGGACCGAGGCTCTGACCGCACCCCTGAGCGCAGCCGGAAGGAAAACCATTCCAGTGAAGGGACCAAGGAGTCGAGCAGCAACTCCCTCAGCAACAGCAGATATGGAGCTGAGGAGCggagccaccaccaccaccatgaggCTCCAGACTCTTCCCACGGGAAGAAGACACGAGAGAGCGAGCGCAATCATCGGACCACTGAGGGTGAGCCCAAGCCTCTTGAAGAGTCAAAACACGAGACCAAAAAGCTCAAGAATCTGTCAGAGTATGCCCAGACACTGCAGCTGGGTTGGAACGGGTTTCTAGTGTTGAAAAACAGCTGCTTCCCAACATCTATGCACATCCTAGAGGGGGACCAGGGAGTTATCAGTGGTCTCCTCAAAGACCATACTTCTGGGAGTAAGCTGACCCAGCTGAAGATTGCCCAGCGCCTTCGACTGGACCAGCCCAAGCTCGATGAGGTCACACGGCGCATCAAGCAGGGGAGCCCCAATGGCTATGCAGTGCTCCTAGCCACCCAGGCAACCCCCAGTGGGCCTAGCACTGAGGGGATGCCCACGGTAGAGCCAGGCCTACAGAGGCGGCTTCTCAGGAACCTGGTCTCCTACTTGAAACAGAAGCAGGCAGCAGGGGTGATCAGCCTGCCAGTGGGGGGGTCCAAGGGCAGAGACAGCACGGGCATGCTCTATGCCTTCCCGCCCTGTGACTTTTCACAGCAGTACCTCCAGTCAGCACTAAGAACATTGGGCAAGCTAGAAGAAGAACACATGGTGATAGTTATAGTAAGAGACACTGCCTAG